In Rhizobiales bacterium NRL2, a genomic segment contains:
- a CDS encoding enoyl-CoA hydratase (Catalyzes the reversible hydration of unsaturated fatty acyl-CoA to beta-hydroxyacyl-CoA), which translates to MDYGTELIRCEIGDDHVATVTMAAGPVNAQSQPFHDQMMLVFDRLADAPEARAILLCSAFKHFSAGAEIKDRAKSKRGPGDHWQHSRRARECFHSIMECRIPVVAAVGGAALGAGLALVASADIIVCADDASIGLPEINVGLAGGGRHCMRLFGHSRTRRMMFTGMRVSGEECYRLGVAEACVPRDELIPAAHAIAAEIASKSPVAVEIAKHSANTFEEMSLRDGYRFEQTMTWELGKTEDSKEAMLAFAEKREPRFKGR; encoded by the coding sequence ATGGATTACGGCACAGAACTCATCCGTTGCGAGATCGGCGACGATCACGTGGCCACCGTGACCATGGCCGCCGGTCCGGTCAACGCGCAGTCGCAGCCCTTCCACGACCAGATGATGCTGGTCTTCGACCGGCTCGCCGACGCCCCTGAAGCCCGCGCGATACTGCTCTGCTCGGCCTTCAAGCACTTCTCCGCCGGCGCCGAGATCAAGGACCGGGCGAAGTCGAAGCGCGGTCCGGGCGATCACTGGCAGCACAGCCGCCGCGCCCGGGAATGCTTCCACTCGATCATGGAATGCCGCATTCCGGTCGTCGCCGCCGTCGGCGGCGCGGCGCTGGGCGCGGGCCTCGCCCTGGTCGCCTCCGCCGACATCATCGTCTGCGCCGACGACGCTTCGATCGGTCTGCCCGAAATCAATGTCGGCCTCGCCGGGGGCGGGCGTCACTGCATGCGGCTGTTCGGCCACAGCCGCACGCGGCGGATGATGTTCACCGGCATGCGCGTCTCGGGCGAGGAATGCTACCGGCTGGGGGTCGCCGAGGCCTGCGTGCCCCGCGACGAGCTGATCCCCGCCGCCCACGCCATCGCCGCCGAGATCGCCTCCAAGAGCCCGGTCGCGGTGGAAATCGCCAAGCATTCCGCCAACACCTTCGAGGAAATGAGCCTGCGCGACGGCTACCGCTTCGAGCAGACCATGACATGGGAGCTGGGGAAGACGGAGGATTCGAAGGAAGCTATGCTTGCCTTCGCCGAAAAACGCGAACCCCGTTTCAAGGGGCGCTGA
- a CDS encoding enoyl-CoA hydratase, whose product MLTVETPQDLKQHVGEDCGVSEWVTVDQEMIDKFADATGDHQWIHVDVERAKKEMPGGKTIAHGFLTLSLVPMLSSQTLEIRKRSRGLNYGTNKIRFTNMVPAGSRVRMRQKIKEVNDVAGDGVQLIAEVSMEIEGQERPAMVAEFISLSYA is encoded by the coding sequence ATGCTGACCGTCGAAACGCCGCAGGACCTGAAGCAGCACGTGGGCGAGGACTGCGGGGTCTCCGAATGGGTGACCGTGGACCAGGAGATGATCGACAAGTTCGCCGACGCCACCGGCGACCACCAGTGGATCCACGTCGACGTGGAGCGGGCAAAGAAGGAGATGCCGGGCGGCAAGACCATCGCCCATGGCTTCCTGACCCTGTCACTGGTGCCGATGCTTTCGTCGCAGACCCTGGAAATCAGGAAGCGCAGCCGCGGCCTGAATTACGGCACCAACAAGATCCGCTTCACCAACATGGTGCCGGCGGGCAGCCGGGTGCGCATGCGCCAGAAGATCAAGGAAGTGAACGACGTGGCCGGCGACGGCGTGCAGCTCATCGCCGAGGTCTCCATGGAGATCGAGGGTCAGGAACGCCCGGCCATGGTGGCCGAGTTCATCAGCCTGTCCTACGCCTGA
- a CDS encoding acyl-CoA dehydrogenase, which produces MIDFEPTAEQQELKARVESFVRDKVIPFESDPRRTAHGPTDELRDELVALAKAEGLLSPHVSEGWGGMGADHMTKAVMFEASGYSMLGPIAMNIAAPDEGNMHLLDEVATEAQKERYLKPLAAGEARSIFLMTEPSPGAGSDPGAMLTEARPDGNGWTISGRKWLITGAEGAKIGIVMARTFDEAGEDIGASMFMTPLPAEGLRVSRVLDTMDSSFTGGHAEVELDGLKVDGDAVLGEVGKGFRYAQVRLAPARLTHCMRWLGAAQRAHDIACDYARERESFGTKLIDHEGVGFMLADNEMDIHMSRLAVWHCAWVLDQGERGGRESSMAKVICSEALYRVADRCLQVLGGMGMTRDTEVERIFRELRGFRIYDGPSEVHRWSLAKQIKRR; this is translated from the coding sequence ATGATCGATTTCGAGCCGACGGCCGAGCAACAGGAACTCAAGGCGCGGGTGGAGTCCTTCGTCCGCGACAAGGTGATTCCCTTCGAAAGCGACCCGCGGCGCACCGCGCACGGACCGACCGACGAACTGCGCGACGAACTGGTGGCGCTGGCGAAGGCGGAAGGGCTGCTGAGCCCGCACGTCTCCGAGGGCTGGGGCGGCATGGGGGCCGACCACATGACCAAGGCGGTGATGTTCGAGGCCTCGGGCTATTCCATGCTGGGCCCGATCGCCATGAACATCGCCGCGCCCGACGAGGGCAACATGCACCTGCTCGACGAAGTGGCGACCGAGGCGCAGAAGGAACGTTATCTGAAGCCCTTGGCCGCCGGCGAGGCGCGCTCGATATTCCTGATGACGGAGCCCTCCCCCGGCGCCGGCTCCGACCCCGGCGCGATGCTGACCGAGGCCCGGCCCGACGGCAACGGCTGGACGATCTCGGGCCGCAAGTGGCTGATCACCGGCGCCGAGGGCGCGAAGATCGGCATCGTCATGGCGCGCACGTTCGACGAGGCGGGCGAGGACATCGGCGCGTCCATGTTCATGACGCCGCTGCCGGCCGAAGGCCTTCGGGTCAGCCGGGTGCTCGACACCATGGATTCCAGCTTCACCGGCGGCCATGCCGAGGTCGAACTGGATGGTCTGAAGGTGGACGGCGACGCGGTTCTGGGCGAGGTCGGCAAGGGCTTCCGCTACGCCCAGGTGCGCCTCGCGCCGGCCCGTCTGACCCACTGCATGCGCTGGCTGGGCGCGGCGCAGCGCGCCCACGACATCGCCTGCGACTACGCCCGGGAGCGCGAGAGCTTCGGCACGAAGCTGATCGACCATGAAGGCGTCGGCTTCATGCTGGCCGACAACGAGATGGACATCCACATGTCGCGGCTGGCCGTCTGGCACTGCGCCTGGGTGCTCGACCAGGGCGAGCGCGGCGGCCGGGAAAGCTCCATGGCCAAGGTGATCTGTTCGGAGGCGCTCTACCGCGTCGCCGACCGCTGCCTGCAGGTGCTGGGCGGCATGGGCATGACCCGCGACACCGAGGTCGAACGCATCTTCCGCGAATTGCGCGGCTTCCGCATCTATGACGGGCCTTCGGAAGTGCACCGCTGGTCGCTGGCCAAGCAGATCAAGCGGCGCTGA
- a CDS encoding hydroxymethylglutaryl-CoA lyase, giving the protein MERDVILREVGLRDGLQMVKSIFPTEAKKKWISDAVSAGMPEIEVCSFVPAHVVPQFQDHQDIVEHALAQKDLTVSALIPNAKGAERGFGLGVHKLNFVLSASETHNQKNVKCSTEESLARFDQVMEVQRSNPDYAKTAVCGGVSTALGCTMEGEIAPARVMWLIEEYLKRGATEVAIADTVGYANPAQVKNVFRQAIDRFGKDTTIVAHFHDTRGLGLANALAAYEAGCRAFDASLAGLGGCPFAPMATGNVVMDDLVFMFEAMGVKTGIDLDRLLEIRGLLSENLPDEPLHGMVAKAGQPKGFRPASHAVAAE; this is encoded by the coding sequence ATGGAACGTGACGTCATCCTGCGCGAGGTCGGACTTCGCGACGGCCTGCAGATGGTCAAGTCGATCTTTCCGACGGAAGCCAAGAAGAAGTGGATCTCCGACGCGGTCTCGGCCGGCATGCCGGAGATCGAGGTCTGCTCCTTCGTGCCGGCCCACGTCGTGCCGCAGTTCCAGGATCATCAGGACATCGTCGAGCACGCGCTGGCGCAGAAGGATCTCACCGTCTCCGCGCTGATCCCGAATGCGAAGGGCGCCGAGCGCGGCTTCGGACTGGGCGTGCACAAGCTGAACTTCGTGCTCTCGGCCTCCGAGACCCACAACCAGAAGAACGTGAAGTGCTCCACCGAGGAATCGCTCGCGCGCTTCGACCAGGTGATGGAGGTACAGCGCTCGAACCCGGACTACGCGAAGACGGCGGTCTGCGGCGGCGTCTCCACCGCGCTGGGCTGCACCATGGAGGGCGAGATCGCGCCGGCCCGCGTGATGTGGCTGATCGAGGAGTATCTCAAGCGCGGCGCCACCGAGGTCGCCATCGCCGACACCGTCGGCTACGCCAACCCGGCGCAGGTGAAGAACGTCTTCCGCCAGGCCATCGACCGGTTCGGCAAGGACACGACCATCGTCGCCCATTTCCATGACACGCGCGGCCTCGGGCTCGCCAACGCGCTGGCCGCCTACGAGGCCGGCTGCCGCGCCTTCGACGCCTCGCTGGCCGGACTGGGCGGCTGCCCCTTCGCGCCGATGGCGACAGGCAACGTGGTCATGGACGACCTGGTGTTCATGTTCGAAGCCATGGGCGTGAAAACCGGCATCGATCTCGACCGCCTGCTGGAAATCCGGGGCCTGCTCTCGGAGAACCTGCCCGACGAGCCCCTGCACGGCATGGTCGCGAAGGCCGGCCAGCCCAAGGGCTTCAGGCCGGCCTCCCACGCTGTGGCCGCCGAGTAG
- a CDS encoding long-chain fatty acid--CoA ligase (activates fatty acids by binding to coenzyme A), with product MQGLMQNQQLLIHTLIDYAAQYHGKTEIVTRTVEGPIHRYTYRDAQARSKQVANALKRLGVELGDRIGTLAWNTHRHFECYYGVSGLGAVLHTINPRLFPEQIVYIANHAEDRVIFTDLTFVPLLEKVQDELKTVEKIIVMTDAAHMPETSLKNVLCYEDLLAAESSDFEWPEFDETTASSLCYTSGTTGNPKGVLYQHRTTVLHSFAACMGDCLALSSKDTILPVVPMFHANAWGLAYSAPMCGAKLVLPGKDLDGQSVYELMDQEEVTMSAGVPTVWLMLLNHMEEKGLKLPHMNRTVIGGSAAPASMIRKFETEYGVTVIHAWGMTEMSPLGTTGVMTKEIEKLPFEEQLPYKAKQGRVIYGVELKITDDEGNELPRDGVAYGNLKTRGYWITAGYFKGEGGQVLDEDDWFDTGDVATLDEDGFMTITDRAKDVIKSGGEWISSIDLENAAMAHPDVAEAAVIGIVHPKWDERPLLCIVKKQGRDPSKEDILQSLEGKIAKWWMPDDVAFVDEIPHTATGKIQKVTLREQFKDYVLPTAQSAAE from the coding sequence ATGCAAGGGCTGATGCAGAACCAGCAGCTTCTGATCCACACCCTGATCGACTACGCCGCGCAATATCACGGCAAGACCGAGATCGTGACGCGCACGGTCGAAGGCCCGATCCACCGCTATACCTACCGCGACGCACAGGCCCGCTCCAAACAGGTGGCCAACGCGCTGAAGCGCCTCGGCGTCGAGCTGGGCGACCGCATCGGCACGCTGGCCTGGAACACGCACCGCCACTTCGAATGCTATTACGGCGTCTCCGGCCTGGGCGCGGTGCTGCACACCATCAATCCGCGGCTGTTTCCGGAACAGATCGTCTACATCGCCAACCACGCCGAGGACCGGGTCATCTTCACCGACCTGACCTTCGTGCCGCTGCTGGAAAAGGTGCAGGACGAGCTGAAGACGGTCGAGAAGATCATCGTCATGACCGACGCCGCGCACATGCCCGAGACCAGCCTGAAGAACGTCCTGTGCTACGAGGACCTGCTGGCCGCCGAGTCGAGCGACTTCGAATGGCCGGAATTCGACGAGACCACCGCCTCCAGCCTCTGCTACACCTCCGGCACCACGGGCAACCCGAAGGGCGTGCTCTACCAGCACCGCACCACGGTGCTGCACAGCTTCGCCGCCTGCATGGGCGACTGCCTGGCGCTGTCGTCGAAGGACACCATCCTGCCCGTCGTGCCCATGTTCCACGCCAACGCCTGGGGCCTGGCCTACTCGGCGCCCATGTGCGGCGCCAAGCTGGTGCTGCCCGGCAAGGACCTGGACGGTCAGTCCGTCTACGAGCTGATGGACCAGGAGGAAGTGACCATGTCGGCCGGCGTGCCGACGGTGTGGCTGATGCTTCTCAACCACATGGAGGAGAAGGGCCTGAAGCTGCCGCACATGAACCGCACGGTGATCGGCGGCTCGGCGGCCCCGGCCTCCATGATCCGCAAGTTCGAGACCGAATACGGCGTCACTGTCATTCACGCCTGGGGCATGACCGAGATGAGCCCGCTGGGCACCACCGGCGTCATGACGAAGGAGATCGAGAAGCTGCCCTTCGAGGAGCAGCTGCCCTACAAGGCCAAGCAGGGCCGCGTGATCTACGGCGTCGAGCTGAAGATCACCGACGACGAGGGCAACGAACTGCCGCGCGACGGCGTCGCCTACGGCAATCTCAAGACCCGCGGCTACTGGATCACCGCCGGCTACTTCAAGGGCGAGGGCGGCCAGGTGCTGGACGAGGACGACTGGTTCGACACCGGCGACGTCGCCACCCTGGACGAGGACGGCTTCATGACCATCACCGACCGGGCCAAGGACGTGATCAAGTCCGGCGGCGAGTGGATCAGCTCGATCGACCTGGAGAATGCGGCGATGGCCCATCCGGACGTCGCCGAGGCCGCGGTGATCGGCATCGTCCATCCCAAGTGGGACGAGCGCCCGCTGCTCTGCATCGTGAAGAAGCAGGGCCGCGATCCTTCGAAGGAGGACATCCTGCAGTCGCTGGAGGGCAAGATCGCCAAGTGGTGGATGCCCGACGACGTCGCCTTCGTCGACGAGATCCCGCATACCGCGACCGGCAAGATCCAGAAGGTGACGTTGCGCGAACAGTTCAAGGACTACGTGCTGCCGACCGCGCAGTCCGCCGCGGAGTAG
- a CDS encoding NIPSNAP family containing protein, which translates to MIYDVRVYTCKPGTVPAQLKLYEEYGLAPQTKHLGQPVMYGFSEVGELNTYTHVWAYESQADREKKRAAMQADPDWHAFLKKSREAGNLVAQRNQVMVAAPFMK; encoded by the coding sequence ATGATCTACGACGTTCGCGTCTATACCTGCAAACCGGGCACCGTGCCGGCGCAGCTCAAGCTCTATGAGGAGTACGGTCTCGCGCCGCAGACGAAGCATCTGGGTCAGCCGGTGATGTACGGCTTCTCCGAGGTCGGCGAGCTGAACACCTACACCCATGTCTGGGCCTATGAGAGCCAGGCCGACCGGGAGAAGAAGCGGGCCGCCATGCAGGCCGACCCGGACTGGCATGCCTTCCTCAAGAAGTCGCGCGAGGCCGGCAACCTCGTCGCCCAGCGCAATCAGGTGATGGTGGCCGCGCCCTTTATGAAATAG
- a CDS encoding enoyl-CoA hydratase (Catalyzes the reversible hydration of unsaturated fatty acyl-CoA to beta-hydroxyacyl-CoA): MEAEFETLKLENPAKHVLVVKFNRPEARNAMNTQMGADIKQVWEQMYVNPGDTRCIVLTGEGDKAFCAGGDLKQRNNMTDAQWQQQHALFERGMMAMMDCPVPVIAAVNGAAFGGGCEFVCAADFAYASPNARFALTETSLGIMPGAMGTQNLPRAVGVRRAKEIILTATPFTAEEAFEWGLVNRVCPAVELMDQAIATAERIASNGPIAVRQAKKSIAMSTQLGYHTGYLYEIEAYNRMVPTEDRLEGVRAFNEKRKADFKGR, encoded by the coding sequence ATGGAGGCGGAGTTCGAGACGCTGAAGCTGGAGAACCCGGCGAAGCACGTCCTGGTCGTGAAGTTCAACCGCCCCGAAGCCCGCAACGCGATGAACACGCAGATGGGCGCGGACATCAAGCAGGTCTGGGAGCAGATGTACGTCAATCCCGGCGACACGCGCTGCATCGTGCTGACGGGCGAGGGCGACAAGGCGTTCTGCGCCGGCGGCGACCTGAAGCAGCGCAACAACATGACCGACGCGCAGTGGCAGCAGCAGCACGCGCTGTTCGAACGCGGCATGATGGCGATGATGGACTGCCCCGTGCCGGTGATCGCGGCGGTCAACGGCGCGGCCTTCGGCGGCGGCTGCGAGTTCGTCTGCGCCGCCGATTTCGCCTACGCCTCGCCCAACGCCCGCTTCGCGCTGACCGAGACCTCGCTGGGGATCATGCCCGGCGCCATGGGCACGCAAAACCTGCCGCGTGCGGTGGGCGTGCGCCGCGCCAAGGAAATCATCCTGACCGCCACGCCCTTCACGGCGGAAGAAGCCTTCGAATGGGGCCTGGTGAACAGGGTCTGTCCGGCCGTCGAACTGATGGATCAGGCGATCGCCACCGCCGAGCGCATCGCCTCCAACGGACCGATCGCCGTCCGCCAGGCCAAGAAGTCGATCGCGATGTCGACCCAGCTCGGCTACCACACCGGTTACCTCTACGAGATCGAGGCCTATAATCGGATGGTGCCGACCGAGGACCGCCTGGAGGGCGTGCGCGCCTTCAACGAGAAGCGGAAGGCGGATTTCAAGGGCCGGTAG
- a CDS encoding transcriptional regulator: protein MRDKRELGAIFRERLEQVLSRFQGSNARFAQSVGLDRSALSQLLSGRSTRLPRAETLTSIAQHHHVSLDWLLGLSQDDRTAAEVAPTLEIEERAASADDTRLAEWHREAAGYKIRYVPASLPDLLRTDDVIRFEHGRDGGPRPSTLIREAGRRLAYSRLPETDMEACMPLQRLESFALGEGRWRQLPPAQRLEQVRQMAELLAELYPTFRLFLYDEQQAFSAPYTVFGPQRAAVYVGDMYLVLYGTDQIQALTQHFDRLIRRATVNPHEAAAWVAALAPRVA from the coding sequence GTGCGCGACAAGCGGGAACTGGGTGCGATATTCCGCGAACGGCTGGAGCAGGTGCTGAGCCGCTTCCAAGGCTCGAACGCCAGGTTCGCCCAGTCGGTGGGGCTCGACCGCTCGGCGCTGAGCCAGCTGCTGTCGGGCCGTTCGACGCGCCTGCCGCGGGCGGAGACGCTGACCAGCATCGCCCAGCACCATCATGTCAGTCTCGACTGGCTGCTGGGCCTGAGCCAGGACGACCGGACGGCCGCGGAGGTGGCGCCGACGCTGGAGATCGAGGAACGGGCCGCCAGCGCCGACGACACGCGGCTGGCGGAATGGCACCGGGAGGCCGCCGGCTACAAGATCCGCTATGTGCCCGCTTCCCTGCCGGACCTGCTGCGTACCGACGACGTGATTCGCTTCGAACATGGCCGCGACGGCGGACCGCGGCCGTCGACGCTGATCCGGGAGGCGGGGCGCCGGCTCGCCTACAGCCGCCTGCCGGAGACCGACATGGAAGCGTGCATGCCGCTGCAGCGGCTGGAATCCTTCGCCCTGGGGGAGGGGCGCTGGCGGCAGCTGCCGCCGGCACAGCGTCTGGAGCAGGTGCGGCAGATGGCGGAACTGCTGGCCGAACTCTACCCGACCTTCCGGCTGTTCCTCTATGACGAGCAGCAGGCCTTCTCCGCCCCCTACACGGTGTTCGGCCCGCAGCGCGCGGCGGTCTATGTCGGCGACATGTACCTGGTGCTCTACGGCACCGACCAGATTCAGGCCCTGACCCAGCATTTCGACCGCCTGATCCGCCGCGCCACCGTCAATCCGCACGAGGCCGCCGCCTGGGTCGCGGCGCTGGCGCCGCGGGTGGCCTGA
- a CDS encoding acyl-CoA dehydrogenase, with translation MNADTTMTTNDGAWMELGPDWPDLRDQVRRICEKFPQEYWHELDEKSEYPDAFVNALTESGYLAALIPEEYGGSGLPLRAASVILETIHASGCSAAACHAQMYIMGTLLRHGSEAQKQQYLPKIATGELRLQAFGVTEPTTGSDTTQLKTRAVREGDEYVINGQKIWTSRARQSDLMLLLARTTSPDEVKKRTDGLSVFLVDLREVVGKGCEIRPIKTMVNHNTNEVFFDNMRIPASALIGDEGRGFKYILSGMNAERVLVASEAIGDGKWFIEKGVAYSNERVVFGNAIGSNQAVQHPIARAYAEIQAADMMVRQGAALFQAGLDCGEAANIAKMLASEAAWHAAEACFTAHGGFAFAREYHIERKWRECRLFQTAPISTNMILNYVAQNVLGLPRSY, from the coding sequence ATGAACGCCGATACGACGATGACGACCAATGACGGCGCCTGGATGGAGCTGGGTCCGGACTGGCCCGACCTGCGCGACCAGGTGCGCCGGATCTGCGAGAAGTTCCCGCAGGAGTACTGGCACGAACTGGACGAGAAATCCGAATACCCGGACGCCTTCGTCAACGCGCTGACCGAGAGCGGTTATCTCGCCGCGCTGATTCCGGAGGAATATGGCGGCTCCGGCCTGCCGCTCCGCGCCGCCTCCGTGATCCTGGAGACGATCCACGCCAGCGGCTGTTCGGCCGCCGCCTGCCATGCGCAGATGTACATCATGGGCACGCTGCTCCGGCACGGTTCCGAGGCGCAGAAGCAGCAGTACCTGCCAAAGATCGCGACCGGGGAACTGCGCCTGCAGGCCTTCGGCGTCACCGAGCCGACGACCGGCTCCGACACCACGCAGCTCAAGACACGCGCCGTGCGCGAGGGCGACGAGTACGTGATCAACGGCCAGAAGATCTGGACCAGCCGCGCGCGCCAGTCGGACCTGATGCTGCTGCTGGCGCGCACCACATCGCCCGACGAGGTGAAGAAGCGCACCGACGGCCTCTCGGTCTTCCTGGTCGATCTGCGCGAGGTCGTCGGCAAGGGCTGCGAGATCCGGCCGATCAAGACCATGGTGAACCACAACACCAACGAGGTCTTCTTCGACAACATGCGCATTCCGGCCTCCGCGCTGATCGGCGACGAGGGCCGTGGCTTCAAGTACATCCTCTCCGGCATGAACGCCGAGCGCGTGCTTGTGGCTTCCGAGGCCATCGGCGACGGCAAGTGGTTCATCGAGAAGGGCGTCGCCTATTCCAACGAGCGTGTGGTCTTCGGCAACGCCATCGGCTCCAACCAGGCGGTCCAGCACCCGATCGCCCGGGCCTATGCGGAAATCCAGGCCGCCGACATGATGGTGCGTCAGGGGGCGGCGCTGTTCCAGGCGGGCCTCGACTGCGGCGAGGCGGCGAACATCGCCAAGATGCTGGCCTCCGAAGCGGCCTGGCACGCGGCGGAAGCCTGCTTCACCGCCCATGGCGGCTTCGCCTTCGCCCGCGAGTATCACATCGAGCGCAAATGGCGCGAATGCCGCCTGTTCCAGACGGCGCCGATCTCCACCAACATGATTCTCAACTACGTCGCGCAGAACGTGCTCGGTCTGCCGCGATCCTACTGA
- a CDS encoding acetyl-CoA carboxylase biotin carboxyl carrier protein subunit → MAEIEIKSEIAGKVWQIEAEVGQSVDEDDPVVILESMKMEIPVGAPAAGKVTEILVAKDEAVAEGQTIARMET, encoded by the coding sequence ATGGCTGAAATCGAGATCAAATCGGAAATCGCGGGCAAGGTCTGGCAGATTGAGGCCGAAGTGGGCCAGTCGGTCGACGAGGACGATCCTGTGGTGATCCTGGAATCCATGAAGATGGAGATCCCGGTGGGTGCGCCGGCGGCCGGCAAGGTCACCGAGATCCTGGTCGCCAAGGACGAAGCCGTCGCCGAAGGACAGACCATCGCCAGGATGGAAACCTGA
- a CDS encoding peptide chain release factor 2 yields MRERTALEQGITSQRGMEQELEDTSELILLGEEEDDAATVEEGEAALQRLKEKVDKSELEALLSGEADANDSYLEVHAGAGGTESQDWAEMLLRMYVRWAEAHGYKVEWIEESGGEEAGIKSATVRVSGHNAYGWLKSESGVHRLVRISPFDSQSRRHTSFASVGAFPVIDDEIEIEIEDKDLRVDTYRASGAGGQHVNRTDSAVRITHEPTGIVVQCQSDRSQHKNRDAAMKMLKARLYERELQMREAEEQAMRDAQSDIGWGHQIRSYVLHPYQMVKDLRTGEETGDTQGVLNGKLDRFMEAALAHRVGGSEEAGA; encoded by the coding sequence ATGCGCGAACGCACGGCGCTGGAACAGGGCATCACGTCCCAGCGCGGCATGGAGCAGGAACTGGAGGATACCTCCGAACTGATCCTGCTGGGCGAGGAAGAGGATGACGCCGCCACGGTGGAAGAAGGCGAAGCTGCGCTCCAGCGGCTGAAGGAGAAGGTCGACAAGAGCGAATTGGAGGCCCTTCTCTCGGGCGAGGCCGACGCCAATGACAGCTATCTGGAAGTCCATGCCGGCGCCGGCGGCACGGAAAGCCAGGACTGGGCGGAAATGCTGCTGCGCATGTATGTCCGCTGGGCCGAGGCGCATGGCTACAAGGTCGAGTGGATCGAGGAGAGCGGCGGCGAGGAGGCCGGCATCAAGTCGGCCACGGTCCGGGTTTCGGGCCACAACGCCTATGGCTGGCTGAAATCGGAGAGCGGCGTGCACCGCCTGGTGCGCATCTCCCCCTTCGACAGCCAGAGCCGCCGCCACACCAGCTTCGCCTCGGTCGGCGCCTTTCCGGTGATCGACGACGAGATCGAGATCGAGATCGAGGACAAGGACCTGCGGGTCGACACCTACCGCGCCTCAGGCGCCGGCGGTCAGCACGTCAACCGAACGGACTCGGCGGTGCGCATCACCCACGAGCCGACCGGCATCGTGGTGCAGTGCCAGAGCGACCGCAGCCAGCACAAGAACCGCGATGCGGCGATGAAGATGCTCAAGGCCAGGCTCTACGAGCGGGAGCTGCAGATGCGCGAGGCCGAAGAGCAGGCGATGCGCGACGCCCAGTCCGATATCGGCTGGGGCCACCAGATCCGGTCCTACGTCCTGCACCCCTACCAGATGGTCAAGGACCTCCGGACGGGCGAGGAGACGGGCGACACCCAGGGCGTGCTCAACGGCAAGCTCGACCGCTTCATGGAGGCCGCCCTGGCCCACCGCGTGGGCGGCAGCGAGGAAGCCGGCGCCTGA